One Spirochaeta cellobiosiphila DSM 17781 DNA window includes the following coding sequences:
- a CDS encoding ABC transporter ATP-binding protein, translated as MIPLFDITQLSWSYGKKTILQDFNLTIESGQFLGIIGPNGSGKTTLIKLMMGLLPSKHSIKLAGKPLSRYSHKERAKMIAYVPQRPETSYPYTVSELIMMGRYAHQSLWKQETEQDKQIVIQIMEELGIASLSHQTIDTLSGGEMQLVLLGKALAQESSCLILDEPTNHLDAKHQGALLQQLKRIQQKDITIISIFHDINAAVGYSDNILLLENGHPVFYDRGNKLASSKQLEKVFGMTFVSFTRDNETYLLPERKHQ; from the coding sequence ATGATACCCCTATTCGATATCACCCAACTGTCATGGTCCTATGGAAAAAAAACAATCCTGCAAGACTTTAATTTAACTATAGAATCAGGGCAATTTCTAGGCATCATCGGCCCCAATGGTTCTGGAAAAACAACCCTGATCAAATTAATGATGGGACTATTGCCATCCAAACATTCTATCAAACTGGCAGGCAAACCGCTGTCTCGATACTCCCATAAAGAAAGGGCAAAAATGATTGCTTATGTGCCCCAACGCCCGGAAACATCATATCCCTATACTGTAAGCGAATTAATCATGATGGGACGCTACGCCCATCAAAGTCTATGGAAACAGGAAACGGAACAGGATAAGCAAATTGTTATACAGATAATGGAAGAGCTTGGAATAGCTTCCCTATCACATCAAACCATTGACACCCTCAGTGGAGGGGAAATGCAGTTGGTATTACTAGGGAAAGCTCTTGCCCAAGAAAGCTCTTGTCTGATACTTGATGAACCGACAAATCATCTTGATGCCAAACATCAGGGGGCATTATTACAACAACTAAAAAGAATCCAACAAAAGGATATTACTATTATAAGTATCTTCCATGACATCAATGCCGCTGTAGGTTACTCTGACAATATTTTGCTACTGGAAAATGGTCATCCTGTGTTCTATGACAGAGGGAATAAACTTGCTTCCTCAAAGCAACTTGAAAAAGTATTTGGAATGACTTTTGTGTCCTTCACAAGGGATAATGAAACCTATCTCCTCCCGGAAAGGAAGCATCAATGA